Proteins from a single region of SAR324 cluster bacterium:
- a CDS encoding GFA family protein, with translation MIKHQGGCYCDQVRFTTEFDPMLVMNCHCRTCKKISGANLSSFAAFYESEILITGDRQSFEYKGTSGKKMEKEFCGQCGSQIFTRPELIEGMVYLNLGNFDDWEAFKPKVEIWTDYKSSWLGKFDCVAETFVDNGTLDRIQMFMENLDQRE, from the coding sequence ATGATCAAGCATCAAGGTGGGTGTTATTGTGATCAAGTTAGATTCACCACAGAGTTCGACCCGATGTTGGTGATGAATTGTCACTGTAGGACCTGTAAGAAAATTTCTGGTGCCAATTTATCAAGTTTTGCTGCCTTTTATGAATCCGAAATCCTGATAACTGGTGATCGTCAATCCTTCGAATACAAAGGGACAAGCGGCAAGAAGATGGAGAAAGAGTTTTGTGGCCAATGTGGCTCACAAATCTTCACAAGACCGGAGTTGATTGAAGGAATGGTTTATCTGAATCTGGGGAATTTTGATGACTGGGAAGCCTTCAAACCCAAGGTTGAAATCTGGACAGATTATAAATCCTCTTGGCTTGGCAAGTTCGACTGTGTGGCTGAGACCTTCGTAGACAATGGGACTCTCGATAGAATACAGATGTTCATGGAAA
- a CDS encoding NIPSNAP family protein: MNVKPGSMPTVVEMGTKFPELAKKILGDDFVGDVKFYARVLGPFNQVMWSWEVESMDEEMARAAKLDANQEWNQMVSELMPHIESSSVGDAIWMEISKTD, encoded by the coding sequence ATGAATGTTAAACCGGGATCAATGCCCACAGTCGTAGAGATGGGAACAAAATTTCCAGAGTTAGCAAAAAAAATTCTTGGTGATGACTTTGTGGGGGATGTGAAATTTTATGCTAGGGTATTGGGCCCATTCAATCAGGTGATGTGGTCTTGGGAAGTTGAAAGTATGGATGAAGAGATGGCTCGAGCAGCAAAGCTTGATGCAAATCAAGAGTGGAATCAAATGGTCTCTGAACTTATGCCACATATTGAAAGTAGTTCGGTTGGTGATGCAATATGGATGGAAATTAGCAAAACGGATTAA